The following proteins come from a genomic window of Archocentrus centrarchus isolate MPI-CPG fArcCen1 chromosome 3, fArcCen1, whole genome shotgun sequence:
- the socs4 gene encoding suppressor of cytokine signaling 4 → MSEKKPRGSDTRPKSGFRSWSADSYIWKRKKRSRSSRNESSPGSMEADGTEDLGVRSSSCPRRRRERKCSCSALGDTLTSGDIDAVCRKALSRRSLRQKFQDAMGQCFPLRSHHHHHHHHHHHSSGSSRPFSVLFWSKRKIHVSELMQDKCPFSPKSELARCWHLIKNHDTHPSALRDMEAPLKPNASSSTSPPQTPISWEDICCSPGPGITSLEDWDPSCAHGGEEGSCGHTDYVLVPDLLQINNSPCYWGVLNRFEAEELLEGQPEGTFLLRDSAQDEFLFSVSFRRYSRSLHARIEQNGKRFSFDVRDPCMYRDPSVTGLLRHYSDPATCLFFEPLLSRPLPRNFPFSLQHLCRAVICSCTTYQGIDSLPLPPQLRDYLTHYHIKCDGACAV, encoded by the coding sequence ATGTCGGAGAAGAAGCCACGAGGCTCAGACACCCGGCCCAAAAGTGGCTTCCGCAGCTGGAGTGCAGACAGTTACATTTGGAAGCGGAAGAAACGCTCCCGGAGCTCACGCAATGAGTCGAGTCCTGGAAGCATGGAGGCGGACGGGACGGAGGATCTGGGTGTGCGGTCGTCATCCTGTCCGAGGCGGCGCAGAGAGAGGAAATGTAGCTGCAGTGCTCTAGGGGACACGCTGACATCTGGAGACATTGATGCAGTGTGCCGGAAGGCCTTGTCCCGGCGCTCTCTGCGGCAGAAGTTTCAGGACGCTATGGGCCAGTGCTTTCCTCTGCGCtctcaccatcaccaccaccatcaccaccaccaccactcatCGGGCTCCTCACGACCCTTTTCAGTGCTCTTCTGGTCCAAACGCAAGATCCATGTGTCAGAGCTCATGCAAGATAAGTGCCCATTCTCACCCAAGTCTGAACTTGCCCGATGTTGGCACCTAATTAAAAATCATGATACCCACCCAAGTGCCCTCAGGGACATGGAGGCTCCCCTCAAACCCAATGCCTCCTCCTCTACCTCTCCACCACAAACCCCAATCTCCTGGGAGGACATCTGCTGCTCCCCTGGACCTGGAATCACCAGTCTGGAAGACTGGGACCCTTCTTGTGCTCATGGAGGAGAAGAGGGCAGCTGTGGACACACTGACTACGTCCTGGTCCCTGATCTCCTTCAGATCAACAACAGCCCATGCTACTGGGGTGTGCTGAACCGCTTTGAGGCAGAGGAGCTGCTGGAGGGACAGCCAGAGGGGACGTTTCTACTCCGAGACTCCGCACAGGACGAGTTTCTCTTCTCGGTCAGCTTTCGGCGCTACAGCCGCTCCCTGCACGCACGCATTGAACAGAATGGCAAACGTTTCAGCTTCGATGTGCGTGACCCGTGTATGTACCGTGATCCAAGTGTGACGGGACTGCTTAGACACTACAGTGACCCAGCCACCTGCCTCTTCTTTGAACCACTCCTTTCCAGGCCTCTCCCAAGGAACTTCCCTTTCTCCCTCCAGCACCTGTGCAGAGCAGTGATCTGCAGCTGCACTACCTACCAAGGCATAGACAGCCTGCCTCTGCCACCTCAGCTCAGGGACTATCTCACACATTACCACATTAAGTGTGATGGAGCCTGTGCTGTGTGA